A stretch of DNA from Dehalobacterium formicoaceticum:
CCCATTTCATCGGCAATAACCAAATCATATTTTTCAAAGCGGTTCTGGAAGGCTCGAAGAGTTTGCTCTGCTCGGCATTCTTTAATCCGGTTAATGAGGAGGGGAACAGTTGTAAACCATACTTTATATCCCTCCAGGCAGGCCTTTAAGCCTAGCCCAATACTCACATGCGTCTTGCCTGTTCCCGGGTTCCCCGCCAGAATAATGTTGCGCCCCTCCTGAATAAACTCTAATGTTTTCAGCTGCTTTAACTTCTTTTGGGCATCATCTGGCAAATCCGCGATGACCAAATCTTCAAGGTACTTTTTATGTGTAAATTCAGCCAGACGAATGCGATTATGCCGCGAGGCTTCCCGACGAGCATCACATTCCTTCTCCAGTAACTGCGCCAGAAATGCTTCATAACTGGCATCCTGCTGCGTTGACTCCCGAACTTGCTCATCCAAATGCTTACGAATCATAGGGAGTCTCAGTTCTTTGCTATATTCCAATATCGCTTCCTTAAACGCCTTGCGCGGCGCGTTACTCATGCAACGTCCTCCTTTGCTTTTGGTGTATGGGTATCAAACATGTCATCGTACATGCGAAGCTGCTGTGCTGACCGCTCTACAATCTCTTTTCCCGTTTTCGAGAGATTTGGTTGAACAACAGGCATCGCGTCACGATTCCTAGCACAAAGCACTTTAATTTTATCCGTAGTCACTTGAGCCGGATGAATTTTCTCCAGCTCCCGAATAGCTTGCTCGACTTCCGCAAATGGGACATCGTCTCGAATATATTGCAATAGCTGTATAAATTCCTTGTCTTGTTTGGTATAATATGTTTCGTATATTTCTTTTATCCTTTTAGGAGCCTGCTGCCATGCCGCACTACCGGCAAATGCACCAGGTTTTTTCCTTAGCGTATCCAAATAATGATTCAGATCAAGCCGCCACTCGTGGTTGCCGGTTAATCGCACATGCTCCGCTACCAAGGATTCCTGATGGAAGCATCGCACCCGGGTCGCATATGCTTTAATCATGATCGATTCACCTACCAAATGATCCGGTACTGAGTAACGATTCTGATCAACGATGATGGTGGAATATTTGTTCACCCGTCCATAAATCACGCGAGCTGCATCAAATGGTGGAAGGGTGGGCAGCAATGCGGGGCGCTCTTCTTCCAATCGTTCCTCCGCCGTCTGGCCGTTGTACTCATCATGGGACTTACGATTACGCTTAGTGCACACATCCTGCAAATAT
This window harbors:
- the istB gene encoding IS21-like element helper ATPase IstB; translation: MSNAPRKAFKEAILEYSKELRLPMIRKHLDEQVRESTQQDASYEAFLAQLLEKECDARREASRHNRIRLAEFTHKKYLEDLVIADLPDDAQKKLKQLKTLEFIQEGRNIILAGNPGTGKTHVSIGLGLKACLEGYKVWFTTVPLLINRIKECRAEQTLRAFQNRFEKYDLVIADEMGYISFDKEGSELLFTHLSLRAGRKSTIITTNLSFERWGEIFQDPVMTAAMIDRLTHQSYIVNMNGNSYRMKETKEWLQQQQLA